One stretch of Sediminispirochaeta bajacaliforniensis DSM 16054 DNA includes these proteins:
- a CDS encoding ABC transporter ATP-binding protein, whose amino-acid sequence MLKRFISYYRPHRGLFIMDMAAATVMAGLSILFPYLTRELLRTYIPQRNSALIFQTFVIMVMIYLVNLGLNYIRIKWGHILGVRMETDMRRELFRHLQKLSFSYYDRVKTGHIMSRISNDLNMITEVAHHAPEDLLISIVVLIGAYLFMFLFSVPLALISLIPLPLMLVWGIFMGGKMRGGFRMVRKEVAEINSTVENAVQGIREVQAFTNEWLEEEKFRVSNDNFKQAKSQAYTQMARFHSVMNFLRDIYYLTVVGGGALLILQGVIEVYDLLSFVLFVGIVLPPIDRLINFNEQLQQGSASFERFIEIMDIEPDIVDKKGARPLSGNRLPICYDSVSFRYQKETGEVLSQVNLDIPAGGTVAVVGESGAGKSTLVTLLPRFYEPSGGRILIGGQDICDVTRVSLREKIGIVQQNVFLFDATIRENIMYGNHDAGEDQMREAAASANILSFIESLPDGFDTEVGERGVLLSGGQKQRISIARVFLKNPPILIFDEATSSLDNESEAMIQEAMFRLSKDRTTVIIAHRLSTVRNVDTIHVMRAGKIVESGSHDELLVRKGYYASLYRRHAF is encoded by the coding sequence ATGCTGAAACGATTCATCTCATATTACCGTCCCCATCGAGGCCTTTTTATCATGGATATGGCGGCGGCCACGGTGATGGCCGGGCTCTCTATTCTTTTTCCCTATCTGACGAGGGAGCTCCTCCGTACCTACATTCCCCAGAGAAATTCGGCCCTCATCTTCCAGACCTTTGTGATCATGGTGATGATCTATCTGGTCAACCTGGGCTTAAACTATATCAGGATAAAGTGGGGGCACATCCTCGGTGTCAGGATGGAGACCGATATGCGGCGTGAGCTTTTCCGCCATCTCCAGAAGCTCTCCTTCTCATATTATGATCGGGTGAAAACAGGTCATATCATGTCACGTATCTCGAATGATCTGAATATGATCACCGAGGTTGCGCATCATGCTCCCGAAGATCTTCTCATTTCCATCGTGGTTCTTATCGGTGCGTATCTCTTCATGTTTCTTTTCAGTGTTCCGCTTGCCCTCATCAGCCTTATTCCTTTGCCGCTCATGCTGGTCTGGGGGATTTTTATGGGAGGCAAGATGCGCGGCGGTTTTCGGATGGTGAGAAAAGAGGTTGCGGAGATCAACAGCACCGTTGAAAATGCGGTGCAGGGGATAAGAGAGGTGCAGGCCTTCACCAACGAATGGCTGGAAGAAGAGAAATTTCGGGTTTCCAACGATAACTTTAAGCAGGCAAAATCCCAGGCCTATACCCAGATGGCGCGTTTCCATTCGGTCATGAATTTCCTTCGGGATATTTACTATCTTACGGTGGTTGGCGGGGGTGCACTTCTGATACTCCAAGGTGTGATTGAAGTGTACGATCTCCTGTCCTTCGTTCTTTTTGTGGGGATCGTGCTGCCTCCCATCGATCGCCTGATCAACTTTAACGAGCAACTGCAGCAAGGCTCCGCCTCTTTCGAGCGTTTTATCGAGATTATGGATATCGAGCCGGACATTGTCGATAAAAAGGGGGCAAGGCCTCTTTCCGGGAATCGTTTGCCGATCTGTTACGATTCGGTCTCCTTTCGTTATCAGAAAGAGACCGGGGAGGTCCTTTCTCAGGTCAATCTTGATATCCCTGCCGGAGGGACCGTTGCCGTTGTCGGTGAGTCCGGTGCGGGAAAGAGTACCCTTGTTACCCTCCTTCCGCGATTTTATGAGCCTAGCGGGGGACGGATTCTTATCGGAGGGCAGGATATCTGTGATGTTACCCGGGTATCCCTTCGGGAAAAAATCGGCATTGTTCAGCAAAACGTCTTTCTTTTCGATGCGACGATTCGTGAGAATATCATGTACGGCAATCATGATGCCGGGGAGGATCAGATGCGGGAAGCTGCCGCTTCGGCGAATATTCTTTCCTTTATCGAATCCTTACCCGATGGATTCGACACCGAGGTCGGAGAGCGGGGCGTGTTACTTTCCGGTGGGCAGAAGCAGCGGATTTCCATTGCGCGGGTCTTTCTGAAAAATCCCCCCATCCTGATTTTCGATGAGGCAACCTCGTCTCTGGACAATGAGTCCGAGGCAATGATACAGGAGGCGATGTTTCGTCTTTCAAAGGATCGCACGACCGTCATTATTGCCCATCGTCTATCTACGGTGCGTAACGTCGATACCATCCATGTGATGCGGGCGGGAAAGATTGTTGAGTCGGGAAGCCATGATGAACTTCTTGTCCGGAAAGGCTACTACGCCTCACTCTATAGGCGGCACGCTTTCTAA